A single Eubalaena glacialis isolate mEubGla1 chromosome 18, mEubGla1.1.hap2.+ XY, whole genome shotgun sequence DNA region contains:
- the IRX5 gene encoding iroquois-class homeodomain protein IRX-5: MSYPQGYLYQPSASLALYSCPAYSTSVISGPRTDELGRSSSGSAFSPYAGSTAFTAPSPGYNSHLQYGADPAAAAAAAFSSYVGSPYDHTPGMAGSLGYHPYAAPLGSYPYGDPAYRKNATRDATATLKAWLNEHRKNPYPTKGEKIMLAIITKMTLTQVSTWFANARRRLKKENKMTWTPRNRSEDEEEEENIDLEKNDEDEPQKPEDKGDPEGPDAGGAEQKAASGCERLQGPPTPAGKETEGSLSDSDFKEPPSEGRLDALPGPPRAGGPSPAGPAAARLAEDPAPHYSSGAPAPGPHPAAGELPPGPGGPSVIHSPPPPPPQAVLAKPKLWSLAEIATSSDKVKDGGGGSEGSPCPPCPGPVAGQALGGSRASPAPAPSRSPSAQCPFPGGTVLSRPLYYTAPFYPGYTNYGSFGHLHGHPGPGPGPTTGPSSHFNGLNQTVLNRADALAKDPKMLRSQSQLDLCKDSPYELKKGMSDI, translated from the exons ATGTCCTACCCGCAGGGCTACTTGTACCAGCCGTCCGCCTCGCTGGCGCTCTACTCGTGCCCGGCGTACAGCACCAGCGTCATCTCGGGGCCCCGCACGGATGAGCTCGGGCGCTCGTCGTCGGGCTCCGCGTTCTCGCCCTACGCCGGCTCCACCGCCTTCACGGCGCCCTCGCCGGGCTACAACTCGCACCTCCAGTACGGCGCCGACCCCGCGGCGGCGGCAGCCGCCGCCTTCTCTTCGTACGTG GGCTCTCCCTACGACCATACACCCGGCATGGCAGGCTCCTTGGGGTACCACCCGTACGCAGCACCCCTGGGCTCGTACCCTTACGGGGACCCCGCGTACCGGAAGAACGCCACGCGAGACGCCACCGCTACACTGAAGGCCTGGCTCAACGAGCACCGCAAGAACCCCTACCCCACCAAGGGCGAGAAGATCATGCTGGCCATCATCACCAAGATGACCCTCACCCAGGTGTCCACCTGGTTCGCCAACGCGCGCCGGCGCCTCAAGAAGGAGAACAAGATGACGTGGACGCCGCGGAACCGCAgcgaggacgaggaggaggaagagaacatTGATCTGGAGAAGAACGACGAGGATGAGCCCCAGAAGCCCGAGGACAAGGGCGACCCCGAGGGCCCCGATGCAG GAGGAGCAGAGCAGAAGGCGGCTTCTGGCTGTGAACGGCTGCAGGGGCCGCCCACCCCCGCCGGCAAAGAGACCGAGGGTAGCCTCAGCGACTCGGATTTTAAAGAGCCGCCGTCCGAGGGCCGCCTCGACGCGCTGCCCGGGCCCCCCCGCGCCGGCGGGCCCTCCCCGGCCGGGCCTGCGGCAGCTCGGCTGGCCGAGGACCCGGCCCCTCACTACTCCTCGGGCGCGCCGGCTCCGGGCCCACACCCAGCCGCGGGAGAGCTGCCCCCCGGTCCTGGAGGGCCCTCGGTCATACACTcgccgccaccgccaccgcctCAGGCGGTGCTCGCCAAGCCCAAACTGTGGTCTCTGGCGGAGATCGCCACATCCTCGGACAAGGTCAAGGACGGGGGCGGCGGGAGCGAGGGCTCTCCGTGCCCACCGTGCCCCGGGCCCGTAGCCGGGCAAGCCCTAGGAGGCAGCCGCGCGTCACCAGCACCGGCGCCATCGCGCTCGCCCTCGGCTCAGTGTCCCTTTCCAGGCGGGACAGTGCTGTCCCGGCCTCTGTACTACACGGCGCCCTTCTATCCTGGCTACACGAACTATGGCTCCTTCGGACACCTTCACGGCCACCCGGGGCCCGGGCCAGGCCCTACAACGGGTCCGAGCTCGCATTTCAATGGATTAAACCAGACCGTGTTGAACCGAGCGGACGCTTTGGCTAAAGACCCGAAAATGTTGCGGAGCCAGTCCCAGCTAGACCTGTGCAAAGACTCTCCCTATGAATTGAAGAAAGGTATGTCCGACATTTAA